One Megalopta genalis isolate 19385.01 chromosome 5, iyMegGena1_principal, whole genome shotgun sequence DNA window includes the following coding sequences:
- the Rfx gene encoding regulatory transcription factor Rfx isoform X4, with the protein MTTTGAQYALAASTRANNSGGNSATVGVEPKPSVVVVTTSSSSGSGSAAQSQSTRGQQLITVVTSPDPSSPNNLQPIQLLVQDPLETAADSSNGSTGTPAHVTAQVVVNTTHSGQHTLVDSDAASTSAGTIVSSSPHFITVTGTSDSPSYASLTTAVVSGEPEAVGSESVSHPTYVQYVEGDGSTYIPTNGQMTYPVYAVGEAGAMYTPASSQYYTPASTPVTYAQVTGQGSNSTAGQLLSQGNGTYLIQQSVVDGDPTAHALISAAAARASPQTENAETVVSGGGGAYLISGNSAGGTTVTVEDAATAAANMTHATRVSQATVHWLLENYETADGVSLPRSTLYNHYLRHCSENKLDPVNAASFGKLIRSVFLGLRTRRLGTRGNSKYHYYGIRVKPNSPLVMLNEDGTPRQQQSANSQTKRFKFVNQKQDTTYENNTHSNTNISSNTSPPQFHQYLGEASGAIPEFPEIIVSHGSSLPEDCTLEDIDTFRSIYREHCEAFLDAVLNFEFATVESLWREFWRSQDNNNGDECEEEKYLSKTKLYQICKCSEVQDFIRKVDYTFYQNLVEVLMPNVLRPIPSSLTQSIRNFAKGLESWLTSAMADCPEEMTQIKLTAVSAFAQTLRRYTSLNHLAQAARAVLQNSSQINQMLADLNRVDFHNVQEQASWVCQCDYRMVQQLEADFKVTLQQQNSLEDWAIWLKSVVTQVLKPFEEKPTFAKAARQFLLKWSFYSSMVIRDLTLRSAASFGSFHLIRLLYDEYMFYLIEHQVAIATGTTPIAVMGDKSQNCSLVSAFGVTSNGDTLNTNQPKRMKLS; encoded by the exons ATGACTACGACAGGAGCCCAGTATGCCCTCGCAGCATCCACCAGAGCTAATAATAGTGGGGGTAACTCTGCAACAGTGGGGGTGGAACCTAAGCCAAGCGTCGTTGTCGTGACTACTTCCAGTTCGAGTGGCAGTGGTAGTGCAGCACAGAGTCAGTCGACAAGGGGTCAGCAACTTATCACTGTTGTTACTAGCCCTGATCCTTCCAGTCCGAACAATCTGCAACCTATTCAg tTATTGGTTCAGGATCCGCTTGAAACAGCTGCAGATTCTTCCAATGGCTCAACAGGTACCCCAGCACATGTTACAGCGCAAGTTGTAGTGAACACAACCCATTCGGGACAACACACTCTTGTTGATTCCGACGCTGCATCCACGTCGGCGGGTACGATCGTCAGCAGCTCTCCACACTTCATTACCGTTACAG GCACCAGTGATTCACCATCCTACGCATCCCTCACAACGGCAGTAG TATCGGGTGAACCAGAGGCAGTGGGGTCAGAGTCAGTATCTCATCCTACCTATGTTCAATACGTTGAGGGTGATGGTTCTACGTATATACCAACAAATGGTCAGAT GACATATCCTGTATACGCTGTCGGGGAAGCAGGAGCAATGTACACTCCTGCTTCGAGCCAATACTATACACCAGCCTCCACACCGGTGACATATGCACAG gTCACTGGACAAGGTTCGAATTCGACAGCCGGGCAATTATTATCACAAGGCAATGGAACGTACTTGATCCAACAAAGCGTCGTAGATGGTGATCCAACCGCGCACGCGTTAATATCTGCAGCTGCTGCACGTGCCAGTCCACAGACGGAAAATGCG GAAACTGTGGTTAGCGGGGGTGGAGGGGCATACTTGATCAGCGGTAATTCAGCAGGAGGTACTACAGTCACCGTGGAAGATGCTGCAACGGCTGCAGCAAACATGACGCATGCTACTAGAGTTTCTCAAGCAACA GTTCACTGGCTGCTTGAAAATTATGAAACAGCAGATGGTGTCTCTCTTCCAAGATCCACGCTTTATAATCATTACCTACGCCATTGTTCTGAAAATAAATTGGATCCTGTAAACGCAGCAAGCTTTGGAAAATTAATTCGTTCTGTCTTTTTGGGCCTGAGGACCAGACGATTGGGCACCAG AGGAAATTCAAAGTACCATTACTATGGGATTCGTGTGAAGCCTAATTCTCCTTTGGTAATGTTGAACGAAGATGGAACACCTCGCCAGCAACAAAGTGCAAACTCTCAAACAAAACGATttaaatttgtaaatcaaaAGCAGGATACCACGTACGAGAATAACACACATTCGAACACGAATATTTCTTCGAACACCTCGCCGCCGCAGTTCCATCAGTACCTTGGCGAAGCGAGTGGCGCGATTCCAGAGTTTCCCGAAATAATAGTTAGCCATGGCTCCTCTCTTCCTGAGGATTGCACCTTAGAGGACATCGACACCTTCCGAAGTATATACAGGGAACATTGTGAAGCATTTCTGGATGCTGTTCTCAATTTTGAATTTGCCACTGTGGAGAGTCTTTGGAGAGAATTTTGGCGTAGTCAGGACAATAATAACGGGGATGAATGCGAGGAAGAGAAATATTTATCAAA AACGAAACTGTACCAGATATGTAAGTGTTCGGAAGTTCAAGATTTCATTCGAAAAGTTGACTACACGTTTTATCAGAACTTGGTTGAAGTGTTAATGCCTAACGTATTGCGACCTATACCGA GCTCGCTAAcacaatccattcgaaactttGCAAAGGGACTAGAGTCATGGTTAACATCAGCAATGGCCGATTGTCCAGAAGAAATGACTCAGATAAAG TTGACAGCTGTATCTGCATTTGCTCAGACACTAAGGCGTTACACGTCTTTGAACCATCTTGCTCAAGCAGCACGTGCAGTGCTTCAAAATTCAAGCCAAATCAATCAGATGTTGGCGGATTTGAATCGCGTTGATTTTCATAATGTACAAGAACAG GCCTCCTGGGTTTGTCAATGCGATTATCGGATGGTGCAGCAATTAGAGGCTGATTTCAAAGTGACGTTACAACAACAAAACTCGTTAGAAGACTGGGCGATTTGGTTGAAGAGCGTCGTTACGCAGGTTCTTAAGCCATTCGAGGAGAAACCTACGTTTGCGAAAGCTGCACGTCAATTTTTGCTCAAATGGTCTTTCTACAG TTCCATGGTGATCCGTGATCTCACTTTAAGAAGCGCTGCTAGTTTTGGGTCTTTCCACCTGATACGATTACTATACGACGAGTACATGTTCTATTTGATTGAACATCAAGTGGCAATTGCTACAGGGACAACTCCAATAGCTGTAATGGGGGAT AAGAGTCAAAATTGTTCTTTGGTCAGTGCATTTGGTGTGACTTCCAACGGAG ATACATTGAACACAAACCAACCAAAGCGGATGAAACTAAGCTAA
- the Rfx gene encoding regulatory transcription factor Rfx isoform X2: protein MNTDPSLQKRTGSSGSEIVGAERGEGVIAMTTTGAQYALAASTRANNSGGNSATVGVEPKPSVVVVTTSSSSGSGSAAQSQSTRGQQLITVVTSPDPSSPNNLQPIQDPLETAADSSNGSTGTPAHVTAQVVVNTTHSGQHTLVDSDAASTSAGTIVSSSPHFITVTGTSDSPSYASLTTAVVSGEPEAVGSESVSHPTYVQYVEGDGSTYIPTNGQMTYPVYAVGEAGAMYTPASSQYYTPASTPVTYAQVTGQGSNSTAGQLLSQGNGTYLIQQSVVDGDPTAHALISAAAARASPQTENAETVVSGGGGAYLISGNSAGGTTVTVEDAATAAANMTHATRVSQATVHWLLENYETADGVSLPRSTLYNHYLRHCSENKLDPVNAASFGKLIRSVFLGLRTRRLGTRGNSKYHYYGIRVKPNSPLVMLNEDGTPRQQQSANSQTKRFKFVNQKQDTTYENNTHSNTNISSNTSPPQFHQYLGEASGAIPEFPEIIVSHGSSLPEDCTLEDIDTFRSIYREHCEAFLDAVLNFEFATVESLWREFWRSQDNNNGDECEEEKYLSKTKLYQICKCSEVQDFIRKVDYTFYQNLVEVLMPNVLRPIPSSLTQSIRNFAKGLESWLTSAMADCPEEMTQIKLTAVSAFAQTLRRYTSLNHLAQAARAVLQNSSQINQMLADLNRVDFHNVQEQASWVCQCDYRMVQQLEADFKVTLQQQNSLEDWAIWLKSVVTQVLKPFEEKPTFAKAARQFLLKWSFYSSMVIRDLTLRSAASFGSFHLIRLLYDEYMFYLIEHQVAIATGTTPIAVMGDKSQNCSLVSAFGVTSNGDTLNTNQPKRMKLS, encoded by the exons ATGAATACAG ACCCTTCCCTCCAGAAACGGACAGGTAGCAGTGGTAGTGAGATCGTGGGAGCAGAGAGAGGTGAAGGAGTGATTGCCATGACTACGACAGGAGCCCAGTATGCCCTCGCAGCATCCACCAGAGCTAATAATAGTGGGGGTAACTCTGCAACAGTGGGGGTGGAACCTAAGCCAAGCGTCGTTGTCGTGACTACTTCCAGTTCGAGTGGCAGTGGTAGTGCAGCACAGAGTCAGTCGACAAGGGGTCAGCAACTTATCACTGTTGTTACTAGCCCTGATCCTTCCAGTCCGAACAATCTGCAACCTATTCAg GATCCGCTTGAAACAGCTGCAGATTCTTCCAATGGCTCAACAGGTACCCCAGCACATGTTACAGCGCAAGTTGTAGTGAACACAACCCATTCGGGACAACACACTCTTGTTGATTCCGACGCTGCATCCACGTCGGCGGGTACGATCGTCAGCAGCTCTCCACACTTCATTACCGTTACAG GCACCAGTGATTCACCATCCTACGCATCCCTCACAACGGCAGTAG TATCGGGTGAACCAGAGGCAGTGGGGTCAGAGTCAGTATCTCATCCTACCTATGTTCAATACGTTGAGGGTGATGGTTCTACGTATATACCAACAAATGGTCAGAT GACATATCCTGTATACGCTGTCGGGGAAGCAGGAGCAATGTACACTCCTGCTTCGAGCCAATACTATACACCAGCCTCCACACCGGTGACATATGCACAG gTCACTGGACAAGGTTCGAATTCGACAGCCGGGCAATTATTATCACAAGGCAATGGAACGTACTTGATCCAACAAAGCGTCGTAGATGGTGATCCAACCGCGCACGCGTTAATATCTGCAGCTGCTGCACGTGCCAGTCCACAGACGGAAAATGCG GAAACTGTGGTTAGCGGGGGTGGAGGGGCATACTTGATCAGCGGTAATTCAGCAGGAGGTACTACAGTCACCGTGGAAGATGCTGCAACGGCTGCAGCAAACATGACGCATGCTACTAGAGTTTCTCAAGCAACA GTTCACTGGCTGCTTGAAAATTATGAAACAGCAGATGGTGTCTCTCTTCCAAGATCCACGCTTTATAATCATTACCTACGCCATTGTTCTGAAAATAAATTGGATCCTGTAAACGCAGCAAGCTTTGGAAAATTAATTCGTTCTGTCTTTTTGGGCCTGAGGACCAGACGATTGGGCACCAG AGGAAATTCAAAGTACCATTACTATGGGATTCGTGTGAAGCCTAATTCTCCTTTGGTAATGTTGAACGAAGATGGAACACCTCGCCAGCAACAAAGTGCAAACTCTCAAACAAAACGATttaaatttgtaaatcaaaAGCAGGATACCACGTACGAGAATAACACACATTCGAACACGAATATTTCTTCGAACACCTCGCCGCCGCAGTTCCATCAGTACCTTGGCGAAGCGAGTGGCGCGATTCCAGAGTTTCCCGAAATAATAGTTAGCCATGGCTCCTCTCTTCCTGAGGATTGCACCTTAGAGGACATCGACACCTTCCGAAGTATATACAGGGAACATTGTGAAGCATTTCTGGATGCTGTTCTCAATTTTGAATTTGCCACTGTGGAGAGTCTTTGGAGAGAATTTTGGCGTAGTCAGGACAATAATAACGGGGATGAATGCGAGGAAGAGAAATATTTATCAAA AACGAAACTGTACCAGATATGTAAGTGTTCGGAAGTTCAAGATTTCATTCGAAAAGTTGACTACACGTTTTATCAGAACTTGGTTGAAGTGTTAATGCCTAACGTATTGCGACCTATACCGA GCTCGCTAAcacaatccattcgaaactttGCAAAGGGACTAGAGTCATGGTTAACATCAGCAATGGCCGATTGTCCAGAAGAAATGACTCAGATAAAG TTGACAGCTGTATCTGCATTTGCTCAGACACTAAGGCGTTACACGTCTTTGAACCATCTTGCTCAAGCAGCACGTGCAGTGCTTCAAAATTCAAGCCAAATCAATCAGATGTTGGCGGATTTGAATCGCGTTGATTTTCATAATGTACAAGAACAG GCCTCCTGGGTTTGTCAATGCGATTATCGGATGGTGCAGCAATTAGAGGCTGATTTCAAAGTGACGTTACAACAACAAAACTCGTTAGAAGACTGGGCGATTTGGTTGAAGAGCGTCGTTACGCAGGTTCTTAAGCCATTCGAGGAGAAACCTACGTTTGCGAAAGCTGCACGTCAATTTTTGCTCAAATGGTCTTTCTACAG TTCCATGGTGATCCGTGATCTCACTTTAAGAAGCGCTGCTAGTTTTGGGTCTTTCCACCTGATACGATTACTATACGACGAGTACATGTTCTATTTGATTGAACATCAAGTGGCAATTGCTACAGGGACAACTCCAATAGCTGTAATGGGGGAT AAGAGTCAAAATTGTTCTTTGGTCAGTGCATTTGGTGTGACTTCCAACGGAG ATACATTGAACACAAACCAACCAAAGCGGATGAAACTAAGCTAA
- the Rfx gene encoding regulatory transcription factor Rfx isoform X5 produces MNTDPSLQKRTGSSGSEIVGAERGEGVIAMTTTGAQYALAASTRANNSGGNSATVGVEPKPSVVVVTTSSSSGSGSAAQSQSTRGQQLITVVTSPDPSSPNNLQPIQLLVQDPLETAADSSNGSTGTPAHVTAQVVVNTTHSGQHTLVDSDAASTSAGTIVSSSPHFITVTGTSDSPSYASLTTAVVSGEPEAVGSESVSHPTYVQYVEGDGSTYIPTNGQMTYPVYAVGEAGAMYTPASSQYYTPASTPVTYAQVTGQGSNSTAGQLLSQGNGTYLIQQSVVDGDPTAHALISAAAARASPQTENAVHWLLENYETADGVSLPRSTLYNHYLRHCSENKLDPVNAASFGKLIRSVFLGLRTRRLGTRGNSKYHYYGIRVKPNSPLVMLNEDGTPRQQQSANSQTKRFKFVNQKQDTTYENNTHSNTNISSNTSPPQFHQYLGEASGAIPEFPEIIVSHGSSLPEDCTLEDIDTFRSIYREHCEAFLDAVLNFEFATVESLWREFWRSQDNNNGDECEEEKYLSKTKLYQICKCSEVQDFIRKVDYTFYQNLVEVLMPNVLRPIPSSLTQSIRNFAKGLESWLTSAMADCPEEMTQIKLTAVSAFAQTLRRYTSLNHLAQAARAVLQNSSQINQMLADLNRVDFHNVQEQASWVCQCDYRMVQQLEADFKVTLQQQNSLEDWAIWLKSVVTQVLKPFEEKPTFAKAARQFLLKWSFYSSMVIRDLTLRSAASFGSFHLIRLLYDEYMFYLIEHQVAIATGTTPIAVMGDKSQNCSLVSAFGVTSNGDTLNTNQPKRMKLS; encoded by the exons ATGAATACAG ACCCTTCCCTCCAGAAACGGACAGGTAGCAGTGGTAGTGAGATCGTGGGAGCAGAGAGAGGTGAAGGAGTGATTGCCATGACTACGACAGGAGCCCAGTATGCCCTCGCAGCATCCACCAGAGCTAATAATAGTGGGGGTAACTCTGCAACAGTGGGGGTGGAACCTAAGCCAAGCGTCGTTGTCGTGACTACTTCCAGTTCGAGTGGCAGTGGTAGTGCAGCACAGAGTCAGTCGACAAGGGGTCAGCAACTTATCACTGTTGTTACTAGCCCTGATCCTTCCAGTCCGAACAATCTGCAACCTATTCAg tTATTGGTTCAGGATCCGCTTGAAACAGCTGCAGATTCTTCCAATGGCTCAACAGGTACCCCAGCACATGTTACAGCGCAAGTTGTAGTGAACACAACCCATTCGGGACAACACACTCTTGTTGATTCCGACGCTGCATCCACGTCGGCGGGTACGATCGTCAGCAGCTCTCCACACTTCATTACCGTTACAG GCACCAGTGATTCACCATCCTACGCATCCCTCACAACGGCAGTAG TATCGGGTGAACCAGAGGCAGTGGGGTCAGAGTCAGTATCTCATCCTACCTATGTTCAATACGTTGAGGGTGATGGTTCTACGTATATACCAACAAATGGTCAGAT GACATATCCTGTATACGCTGTCGGGGAAGCAGGAGCAATGTACACTCCTGCTTCGAGCCAATACTATACACCAGCCTCCACACCGGTGACATATGCACAG gTCACTGGACAAGGTTCGAATTCGACAGCCGGGCAATTATTATCACAAGGCAATGGAACGTACTTGATCCAACAAAGCGTCGTAGATGGTGATCCAACCGCGCACGCGTTAATATCTGCAGCTGCTGCACGTGCCAGTCCACAGACGGAAAATGCG GTTCACTGGCTGCTTGAAAATTATGAAACAGCAGATGGTGTCTCTCTTCCAAGATCCACGCTTTATAATCATTACCTACGCCATTGTTCTGAAAATAAATTGGATCCTGTAAACGCAGCAAGCTTTGGAAAATTAATTCGTTCTGTCTTTTTGGGCCTGAGGACCAGACGATTGGGCACCAG AGGAAATTCAAAGTACCATTACTATGGGATTCGTGTGAAGCCTAATTCTCCTTTGGTAATGTTGAACGAAGATGGAACACCTCGCCAGCAACAAAGTGCAAACTCTCAAACAAAACGATttaaatttgtaaatcaaaAGCAGGATACCACGTACGAGAATAACACACATTCGAACACGAATATTTCTTCGAACACCTCGCCGCCGCAGTTCCATCAGTACCTTGGCGAAGCGAGTGGCGCGATTCCAGAGTTTCCCGAAATAATAGTTAGCCATGGCTCCTCTCTTCCTGAGGATTGCACCTTAGAGGACATCGACACCTTCCGAAGTATATACAGGGAACATTGTGAAGCATTTCTGGATGCTGTTCTCAATTTTGAATTTGCCACTGTGGAGAGTCTTTGGAGAGAATTTTGGCGTAGTCAGGACAATAATAACGGGGATGAATGCGAGGAAGAGAAATATTTATCAAA AACGAAACTGTACCAGATATGTAAGTGTTCGGAAGTTCAAGATTTCATTCGAAAAGTTGACTACACGTTTTATCAGAACTTGGTTGAAGTGTTAATGCCTAACGTATTGCGACCTATACCGA GCTCGCTAAcacaatccattcgaaactttGCAAAGGGACTAGAGTCATGGTTAACATCAGCAATGGCCGATTGTCCAGAAGAAATGACTCAGATAAAG TTGACAGCTGTATCTGCATTTGCTCAGACACTAAGGCGTTACACGTCTTTGAACCATCTTGCTCAAGCAGCACGTGCAGTGCTTCAAAATTCAAGCCAAATCAATCAGATGTTGGCGGATTTGAATCGCGTTGATTTTCATAATGTACAAGAACAG GCCTCCTGGGTTTGTCAATGCGATTATCGGATGGTGCAGCAATTAGAGGCTGATTTCAAAGTGACGTTACAACAACAAAACTCGTTAGAAGACTGGGCGATTTGGTTGAAGAGCGTCGTTACGCAGGTTCTTAAGCCATTCGAGGAGAAACCTACGTTTGCGAAAGCTGCACGTCAATTTTTGCTCAAATGGTCTTTCTACAG TTCCATGGTGATCCGTGATCTCACTTTAAGAAGCGCTGCTAGTTTTGGGTCTTTCCACCTGATACGATTACTATACGACGAGTACATGTTCTATTTGATTGAACATCAAGTGGCAATTGCTACAGGGACAACTCCAATAGCTGTAATGGGGGAT AAGAGTCAAAATTGTTCTTTGGTCAGTGCATTTGGTGTGACTTCCAACGGAG ATACATTGAACACAAACCAACCAAAGCGGATGAAACTAAGCTAA
- the Rfx gene encoding regulatory transcription factor Rfx isoform X1, protein MNTDPSLQKRTGSSGSEIVGAERGEGVIAMTTTGAQYALAASTRANNSGGNSATVGVEPKPSVVVVTTSSSSGSGSAAQSQSTRGQQLITVVTSPDPSSPNNLQPIQLLVQDPLETAADSSNGSTGTPAHVTAQVVVNTTHSGQHTLVDSDAASTSAGTIVSSSPHFITVTGTSDSPSYASLTTAVVSGEPEAVGSESVSHPTYVQYVEGDGSTYIPTNGQMTYPVYAVGEAGAMYTPASSQYYTPASTPVTYAQVTGQGSNSTAGQLLSQGNGTYLIQQSVVDGDPTAHALISAAAARASPQTENAETVVSGGGGAYLISGNSAGGTTVTVEDAATAAANMTHATRVSQATVHWLLENYETADGVSLPRSTLYNHYLRHCSENKLDPVNAASFGKLIRSVFLGLRTRRLGTRGNSKYHYYGIRVKPNSPLVMLNEDGTPRQQQSANSQTKRFKFVNQKQDTTYENNTHSNTNISSNTSPPQFHQYLGEASGAIPEFPEIIVSHGSSLPEDCTLEDIDTFRSIYREHCEAFLDAVLNFEFATVESLWREFWRSQDNNNGDECEEEKYLSKTKLYQICKCSEVQDFIRKVDYTFYQNLVEVLMPNVLRPIPSSLTQSIRNFAKGLESWLTSAMADCPEEMTQIKLTAVSAFAQTLRRYTSLNHLAQAARAVLQNSSQINQMLADLNRVDFHNVQEQASWVCQCDYRMVQQLEADFKVTLQQQNSLEDWAIWLKSVVTQVLKPFEEKPTFAKAARQFLLKWSFYSSMVIRDLTLRSAASFGSFHLIRLLYDEYMFYLIEHQVAIATGTTPIAVMGDKSQNCSLVSAFGVTSNGDTLNTNQPKRMKLS, encoded by the exons ATGAATACAG ACCCTTCCCTCCAGAAACGGACAGGTAGCAGTGGTAGTGAGATCGTGGGAGCAGAGAGAGGTGAAGGAGTGATTGCCATGACTACGACAGGAGCCCAGTATGCCCTCGCAGCATCCACCAGAGCTAATAATAGTGGGGGTAACTCTGCAACAGTGGGGGTGGAACCTAAGCCAAGCGTCGTTGTCGTGACTACTTCCAGTTCGAGTGGCAGTGGTAGTGCAGCACAGAGTCAGTCGACAAGGGGTCAGCAACTTATCACTGTTGTTACTAGCCCTGATCCTTCCAGTCCGAACAATCTGCAACCTATTCAg tTATTGGTTCAGGATCCGCTTGAAACAGCTGCAGATTCTTCCAATGGCTCAACAGGTACCCCAGCACATGTTACAGCGCAAGTTGTAGTGAACACAACCCATTCGGGACAACACACTCTTGTTGATTCCGACGCTGCATCCACGTCGGCGGGTACGATCGTCAGCAGCTCTCCACACTTCATTACCGTTACAG GCACCAGTGATTCACCATCCTACGCATCCCTCACAACGGCAGTAG TATCGGGTGAACCAGAGGCAGTGGGGTCAGAGTCAGTATCTCATCCTACCTATGTTCAATACGTTGAGGGTGATGGTTCTACGTATATACCAACAAATGGTCAGAT GACATATCCTGTATACGCTGTCGGGGAAGCAGGAGCAATGTACACTCCTGCTTCGAGCCAATACTATACACCAGCCTCCACACCGGTGACATATGCACAG gTCACTGGACAAGGTTCGAATTCGACAGCCGGGCAATTATTATCACAAGGCAATGGAACGTACTTGATCCAACAAAGCGTCGTAGATGGTGATCCAACCGCGCACGCGTTAATATCTGCAGCTGCTGCACGTGCCAGTCCACAGACGGAAAATGCG GAAACTGTGGTTAGCGGGGGTGGAGGGGCATACTTGATCAGCGGTAATTCAGCAGGAGGTACTACAGTCACCGTGGAAGATGCTGCAACGGCTGCAGCAAACATGACGCATGCTACTAGAGTTTCTCAAGCAACA GTTCACTGGCTGCTTGAAAATTATGAAACAGCAGATGGTGTCTCTCTTCCAAGATCCACGCTTTATAATCATTACCTACGCCATTGTTCTGAAAATAAATTGGATCCTGTAAACGCAGCAAGCTTTGGAAAATTAATTCGTTCTGTCTTTTTGGGCCTGAGGACCAGACGATTGGGCACCAG AGGAAATTCAAAGTACCATTACTATGGGATTCGTGTGAAGCCTAATTCTCCTTTGGTAATGTTGAACGAAGATGGAACACCTCGCCAGCAACAAAGTGCAAACTCTCAAACAAAACGATttaaatttgtaaatcaaaAGCAGGATACCACGTACGAGAATAACACACATTCGAACACGAATATTTCTTCGAACACCTCGCCGCCGCAGTTCCATCAGTACCTTGGCGAAGCGAGTGGCGCGATTCCAGAGTTTCCCGAAATAATAGTTAGCCATGGCTCCTCTCTTCCTGAGGATTGCACCTTAGAGGACATCGACACCTTCCGAAGTATATACAGGGAACATTGTGAAGCATTTCTGGATGCTGTTCTCAATTTTGAATTTGCCACTGTGGAGAGTCTTTGGAGAGAATTTTGGCGTAGTCAGGACAATAATAACGGGGATGAATGCGAGGAAGAGAAATATTTATCAAA AACGAAACTGTACCAGATATGTAAGTGTTCGGAAGTTCAAGATTTCATTCGAAAAGTTGACTACACGTTTTATCAGAACTTGGTTGAAGTGTTAATGCCTAACGTATTGCGACCTATACCGA GCTCGCTAAcacaatccattcgaaactttGCAAAGGGACTAGAGTCATGGTTAACATCAGCAATGGCCGATTGTCCAGAAGAAATGACTCAGATAAAG TTGACAGCTGTATCTGCATTTGCTCAGACACTAAGGCGTTACACGTCTTTGAACCATCTTGCTCAAGCAGCACGTGCAGTGCTTCAAAATTCAAGCCAAATCAATCAGATGTTGGCGGATTTGAATCGCGTTGATTTTCATAATGTACAAGAACAG GCCTCCTGGGTTTGTCAATGCGATTATCGGATGGTGCAGCAATTAGAGGCTGATTTCAAAGTGACGTTACAACAACAAAACTCGTTAGAAGACTGGGCGATTTGGTTGAAGAGCGTCGTTACGCAGGTTCTTAAGCCATTCGAGGAGAAACCTACGTTTGCGAAAGCTGCACGTCAATTTTTGCTCAAATGGTCTTTCTACAG TTCCATGGTGATCCGTGATCTCACTTTAAGAAGCGCTGCTAGTTTTGGGTCTTTCCACCTGATACGATTACTATACGACGAGTACATGTTCTATTTGATTGAACATCAAGTGGCAATTGCTACAGGGACAACTCCAATAGCTGTAATGGGGGAT AAGAGTCAAAATTGTTCTTTGGTCAGTGCATTTGGTGTGACTTCCAACGGAG ATACATTGAACACAAACCAACCAAAGCGGATGAAACTAAGCTAA